From a region of the [Eubacterium] eligens ATCC 27750 genome:
- a CDS encoding peptide deformylase has product MVRKIMRDPLFLAQKSIDATEADKQVVTDLLDTLKANGGIKYVRSREKSTGL; this is encoded by the coding sequence ATGGTAAGAAAAATTATGCGGGATCCATTATTTCTCGCTCAGAAATCAATAGATGCAACAGAAGCAGACAAGCAGGTTGTTACAGACCTGCTAGATACATTAAAAGCAAATGGAGGAATAAAATATGTTAGAAGTAGGGAAAAAAGCACCGGACTTTGA
- a CDS encoding sensor histidine kinase, whose amino-acid sequence MRIIIGILAVIIIIQAFIMWKYQRQIKDICRQLSFLMEHDSNKLIQREIDMGGIGELSDKLNELLDLRKKERNEYRKKEELIADTYTNLSHDIRTPLTSLDGYFQLIEECDNIDDQRRYLDIIRERLNSLNEMLEELFTFTKLKNDSYKLELTDCCMNRILKEAVFSYYDEWKKQGICPDISITEEMLYISGNKQGLRRVIQNVIKNGLDHGEKNISIKLTREDNHALLKISNYTEHPENIDLSHVFERFYKADVARGRASTGLGLSIAKELVGRMNGDISARIQGNDFIIEIKVLLVV is encoded by the coding sequence ATGAGGATTATTATTGGAATATTAGCAGTAATAATTATTATACAGGCATTTATTATGTGGAAATACCAGCGGCAGATTAAGGACATCTGCCGCCAGTTGTCGTTTCTTATGGAACACGATAGTAACAAGCTGATTCAACGTGAAATAGATATGGGGGGAATAGGTGAGCTTTCAGATAAATTGAATGAGCTTCTTGACCTGCGTAAAAAAGAAAGAAATGAGTACAGAAAAAAAGAAGAGCTGATTGCAGATACATATACTAATCTTTCACACGATATAAGGACACCGCTTACATCGCTGGATGGGTATTTCCAGCTTATAGAGGAATGTGACAATATAGATGACCAGAGGAGATATCTTGATATAATCAGAGAAAGGCTTAACAGCCTTAATGAAATGCTGGAGGAGCTTTTTACATTCACTAAGCTGAAAAATGATTCATATAAGCTGGAGCTTACGGATTGTTGTATGAACAGAATATTAAAAGAAGCTGTATTTTCTTATTATGATGAATGGAAGAAGCAGGGCATCTGCCCGGATATTAGTATTACTGAGGAAATGCTGTATATATCAGGTAATAAGCAGGGCTTAAGGAGAGTTATACAGAATGTCATAAAAAATGGTCTTGATCATGGGGAAAAGAATATAAGTATCAAGCTTACCCGTGAGGACAATCACGCCTTGCTTAAAATTAGTAATTATACGGAACATCCTGAAAATATTGACTTAAGCCATGTGTTCGAGCGTTTTTATAAAGCAGATGTGGCAAGAGGCAGAGCCTCAACCGGACTGGGGTTATCTATTGCAAAAGAGCTTGTGGGGCGTATGAATGGAGATATAAGTGCAAGAATACAGGGGAATGATTTCATTATTGAGATAAAAGTTTTGCTTGTGGTATAA